The Streptomyces sp. NBC_01298 genome contains the following window.
CAGGACCCCCGACTCCAGCCCGCCCCGGACGGCCTCGTTCAGCGGCAGCCCGGTGACGCTGACCACGCTCCGGGGCGGCAGGCCCTGCCGTACCCGGTCCTCCACCAGGGCCACCGCCGCACGGCCCTGCTCCTCGCCGAAGCTCCCGTCGCGGAAGACCGGAGGCCGGCGGGTGACCCAGGTGGTGCGCGCCGCCACCTCGGCGATCTCCAGCAGGTGCTGCACCGCCGAGGTGCCTCCGCCCACCACGACGACCCGTGCTCCGGCGAATTCCGCCGGGCCCGGGTAGTTCGCCGTGTGCAGCTGGCGGCCCCGGAAGAGCTCCTGTCCCGGGTAGCGCGGCCAGAACGGTCGGTCCCAGGTCCCGGTGGCGTTGATCAGCGCCCGCGCCGACCAGGTCCCCGACCGGGATTCCACCAGGAGCCGGCCGTCCTGCCCGTCGCGTACGGCGGTGACGTCCACGGGTCGGCGTACGCGCAGGTCGAAGCGGTCCTCGTAGGCGGCGAAGTACTCCGCGATCACCTCCGAGGACGGCCGCAGGGGATCGGCGCCGGTCAGTTCCATCCCGGGCAGGGCGTGCATCCCGTGGACCTTGCCGTAGGTGAGCGAGGGCCAGCGGAACTGCCACGCACCGCCCGGGCGCGGCGCATGGTCCAGGACCGCGTGGCCGATGCCCGCCCGCGCCAGGTGGTAGGCGCTGGACAGTCCCGCCTGTCCCGCGCCCACGACCACCACGTCCACCACGTTCAGGTCCTGCACCGCGAATTCGTTCACGGTTCTACCAACTGGGAGCGGCGCCGAGATCTTCCCGTCCCCGGCTCAGCGCGCGAGCAGGCCGCGCGCCGCGAGCTCCGGGGTCACCCCCTCGCCGAACCAGTACGCCTCCTCCAGGTGCGGATAGCCCGACAGCACGAAGTTCTCGATCCCGAGCGCGTGGTACTCCTCGATCC
Protein-coding sequences here:
- a CDS encoding FAD-dependent oxidoreductase, producing MNVVDVVVVGAGQAGLSSAYHLARAGIGHAVLDHAPRPGGAWQFRWPSLTYGKVHGMHALPGMELTGADPLRPSSEVIAEYFAAYEDRFDLRVRRPVDVTAVRDGQDGRLLVESRSGTWSARALINATGTWDRPFWPRYPGQELFRGRQLHTANYPGPAEFAGARVVVVGGGTSAVQHLLEIAEVAARTTWVTRRPPVFRDGSFGEEQGRAAVALVEDRVRQGLPPRSVVSVTGLPLNEAVRGGLESGVLDRLPMFDHLTSTGVAWSDGSRVEADVILWATGFRPAIDHLAPLRLREPGGGIRLDGTRAVRDERIHLVGYGPSASTIGANRAGGAAVREIRRLLARTGAGIR